CTGCGTAAAAGGCCGCAGGTGCAGACTCTGCTTTTCATGCACCATCCGCCGTTCACAACGGGCCTGGGCGTTATGGACGAACCCTTTGAAAACCAGCAGCTGTTTGCCGCCCTGGTCGCAGACAACCCACAGTTGCGGCTGTGTTTCGGGCACATGCACCGGCCCATAATCACGCAGTGGCAAGGACGGCTGTGCGTGACCGCGCCCTCGGCGGCCATGCAGATAGACCTGGATCTTTCGCCCGAAGGCGGGGATACCTTTGTTATGGAAGCGCCGGGGTATCTTTTGCACCACTGGGAAAACCAGACCCTGAACACGCATGTCTGTCAGATTCCGACCAATGTGACCTTTGACGGGCCGTATCCCTTTGCGGATTCGGTCAATCCGGTCGGGCCTTCGGATTAGAGCATTTTAACTTTGAAAAAGTATAAATGCTCTAACGTTGCACGAGAGTGCAACGCGCCACAACGTGGCGTGGATTCAGCCGAGCTTTGGCCGTTGCGACGAAGGAAGTTGCGGACAAAGACAGCAATTGGTTAATAGAACGTGCAGCCTGTTGATGGCTGTCGCAAATCGCATTTTCGGCTGAATGAAAACTTTGAAATGTGAAGCATTTCAAAGTTGATCTGCTCTAGAGCATGTTGCTTTTGAAACAAGGAGCGTTTTAAAAGTAACATACTATAAATACAGGGTATTTTATCATTCGTCCCTGGAAAGCCATAAAAAAACCGGCCATGCGGCCGGTTTTTTTATGGCTTATTACGAAAGAGGCGGTCTAGTTCGGCTGTGTTCCCTGGGAAAGCTGCCGAGAAAAATGTTTGAGCGACGTTTGCCACAAGTCAAACACCTCTTCCAGATTTTTTTTGGTCATGCCATAGCGCATGAAGACATCCATTTCCAGAATGAGGTCTCCGTCTTTGTCAATGTACGCCTTGGAGTACATTTTTTGGGTATTCCAGGTGTTGATCTTTTCTTGCGAAAAATTCTTGATCTTCCACACGCCAAGAAACTGCAAAGCGCTGCAACTGTTGCCTTCAGAACAGCCGGAGAACCATACGGCGTACTTGGTGCCTTCCATCCGGCCCTTGAGGACGGGCGTTCCCTTGCCTGTGACGCTCAAGTCCGCGCTGCCGAAACCTTTGGCGATTTCAAGTACTGTCTCATGATCGGAGGCGGTGACAATATCGTTGCTGGCCATGGCGCTGCTGGCAAGAACGCATGTCAGGCATACCCCCAGCGCGATGGTTAATAATTTGTTCATGTGATCTCCTGAACTTTGTTTTTAAACGTATGTTTAGTGTTGCGGTTCATGTGGATACGAAGATGTTTCCTGAATGTGGAAGCTGTTCGCATCCTTTTTGGGCGAAGAGAAACTTTGAAAATATACATCCTCAAAGCCTGAACACACTCGCTCCAGTGTTGAGCAGCGCGAACAGATTGAGCGGCCTTCTTACAAAAAGCGCCTGCTCCGCCGTTGTCTGCGCAATTTCACGACGAAATAGCGTGGACACACTATATCATAAATTTATTATTTTAAAAGTGTCATATTGCATAGATTTTTCCAATTGGAAATAGCTAAAATAACAGGCTAATAGGGTAAAACAAACATATTTGTATTGTGCTGCATGTTGTGAAGCTCCCTGTACCTGTACGCAATATGTTTATTGCAATGTTGCTTATGCAACGTATCTTGCCATTTAGTGTTTATGTGTCGCAACGCGGTATCGATGCGGTTTATGCGAGATTGAATCATGCAATCTTGTCGCATGAACAAAAACATGCGCCGAAGCGGTAAGCTCCGGCGCATGGGTTAAGGGTGGACGCAAAAGTGTTAATCAGCGTCGGGTGCTTCGGTAATATTGGCCGTTGGCAGGCATGTTCTCATAGCCCAATAATAACAAACCAATGACACGAGACCCATGGCGATTACATCCCATGGCGAGGTCAGGATTCCCTTTCCCCCGAAGGAGCCAAGATAGGAAATGATCAAGGTCATTACATAATAGCCCACAAGCCAAAGGGAGGACTTGATTTGCTGCTGCAGGCTCACGTGCAGGGTCGGCACTTTTTTGCTGGCGAGAATGTAGGCAACAAACAGCACTATCTCGATGGGGAACAGCCAGCAAATGACGCTCCATCCAGACCAGTACACAATAAGAGAGGCAATGATGAAGGTCAGCGGCGATATGATTTCCAGACCGCGGACCCGGAAGGGGCGGGGCAGGTCAGGAGCGTTTATGCGAAGCGCGCCGCAGGCGATGGGGGCAAGCGCATAGCTGAGGCACAGGGCGCCGGAAACGACGTTGATGAGTTCTTTCCAAGAGGGGAAGGGCATGGTCCAGAATATGGAAAGAGCCAGAGTAAGCCAAAGCGCGGGGCGGGGAATGCCCGATTTTTTGTCCACGGCTGAAAAACGGTCAAAGAACGTGCCGCTCCGCGACCATGCGTAAATGACCCGAGGAGTGGCGACCATATATATATTACCGGTTCCGGCGGGGGAGATGACCGCGTCGGCCACCACAAGGATACCCAGCCAGCCAAGACCCAGCAGTAAGGCGATGTCGTGGTAGGGGAGCGAAAACTTTGATGCTATGCTGCCCCAGCCTTCTGAAAGCATATCCGGGGGAATGCTGCCCAGAAAAACCAGTTGCAGGACAATGTATATGATGGTGGAAAGCACGATGGACAGCAGCAGGGCAATGGGAATAGTGCGCTGGGGATTTTTTACCTCACTGGCCACCGATACCACAGGGGTCAGGCCAAGGTAGGCAAAAATGACGCCTCCGGCGGTTACCGCCATCTGCACGCCGTGAGCTCCAAATGGTGCAAAACCATGCGCCGTCAGATTTTCCGGCTGGAAGTAGTACATCAGAACAACCATCACCAGCGCGGGAACCACAAATTTGAAGAGACTGATGATATTATTGGCGATGGCGAATGATTTAACACCATTATAGTTGATTATGAAGAAAAAGACTGTCAGAAGGAGCTGGGCTATCCAGCCTGCCAGAGTCGGTGAACCGGTGGCGTCCGCCGTGAGCCAGGGCAGCCAGGCGGCGGCGTATTGGCGTGCGGCCACCACTTCAATGGCGATGAGGCTTGAAAAGGCAATGACGGTCAGTGAGGCGAGCAGATACCCGACAAGCTCCCCGTGAGAAAAAACAGGGAAGCGAATGATACCGCCAGCCTTGGGTAAGGCCGCTCCAAGTTCACAGTACACAAGGCCAAGAAAGAATACTGTGATACCACCAATGATCCAAGAAATGATTCCGGCAGGCCCCGCATATTGCGCCACAAAGCTTGCCCCAAACAGCCACCCGGACCCAAAGATAGCCCCTAGCGCGACAAAGGTGAGGTCTGTGGTATTCAGTTCTTTTTTGAATTTTCCTTGTTCAGCCATAAATTCTTCCTCCCACAGTGTATGGATGTCCGGTGTTATTTAAGCCAGTAGTGAACATTTTCCCCACTCAATAACCGCATTGAAGTTAAATCACCCGTGCTTGGCCACTGTCTGATTGCATTGATGTGCAAAAATGTTGCCACTGCGAAACTACCTGCAATAATTAAATTATAAAATTGAACTCATAAGTGCCGATTTGTTGCAACGCAGCAAAATGCTACAAATGTATTTATTTGAAACAATGATGTGTGTTGATACTATTTTGTATATGTGCTCGCGCCAGTACCATTCGACATAACGCGGTACGCCCCGGTGTTGCGATAAAACTAGGAGCAACCCACCTTGAAATTGGCCTGGCAAATGAGCGCGCAGACGCTCGGCGTGAAGGCATACGCGCAGTTTGTTTGCTCCAATGGGCTGGCGGCACATCATTTTTATTGCCGTGCTGGCTGTGGCGGAACACTTGCCTGTGCCTCTCCCACAGTGTCGTGCCGATCAAAATCTGGAGCTGGCGCAGGGAAAACGGCTTGAAATGTGCAGGCTTTGCGCCAGGGGGAATGAGAATGACGAGCATTCTGGCGCAAAGCCTGCGAAGAAAACAGAAACGTGCTGTGACATGCCAGGAAGTGCGTGAAAAAAACGCAACCACGAGCGCTTTTCACCTTTTCCTGCGCATTCATTTCATCTCGAGAGCATTTTCGCATTGAGAATATCTATTCTCAATGCTTTCAAGACGCCCGCTCCGGCGCGTAACAGCTCAAATAAATTGCGCTTACGCCTCCGGGGCGGGCGTCTGCTCCCGCATCCGCCAGAGCAATTTCAAAGAGAAATTGCTCTAAAAGCCGTGCAGTTTTTCAAGGCAGATCGCGTCAGAGTTACCGCGTTTTGGATTTTCTCTGGCGGCTGTGTGAAGCTGGCACGTGTGGTGACGGCGTAACGGGATGTTAAGAACTGTGGATACACAGCTTCAACGGTCAGTCGCCCTAGTCCAGCCTGAATCCCTTGCCAAGCGCGTCGGAGGGGTCAATGACAAACTGGTGAAAACCCGTAAGATAAGCGGTTCCGCTTACCTCCGGCACACCGCCCTTGCAGGGACCCACGGTGGCTGGTTCCACAATTCTCGCCGTGAACTGGGTGCCTATGACGCTCTCATGCACGAATTCCTGGTTCAGTGCCAGTTCGCCCTTGGCAAACAGTGAAGCCACACGTGCGGAAGTACCAGTACCGCAAGGAGAACGGTCGAGGGAGTCGGGCAGGAAAACCACAGTGTTACGATATGTTGCCTTGGGATCGTCAGGTGTGGTGTAGAACATCACATGGGTGATGACATTGATAAAAGGCTGTTCCGGATGCTTGAAATCCACGGCCTTGCGCACGGCTCCGCCGAATGCCTGGGCGGCTTTTTCAATGGCGGAACGGTAGCCGGAGCGCAGGTTCAGGCCAGGAAAATATTTTGCGTCAGTGATGGCGTATGTATTGCCGCCGTATGCCACATCATAGGGAACTTCCCCTATGCCGGGCACGTCAACCGTGCCGGAGCAGAACAGAAAAGAAGGCACATTGCGGAAGGTTACGCGAGTCACCTTGCCGTCCTTCATTTCCGCCCTGGTTCGCACCAGGCCGGCAGGGGTGTCGATATTGACATTGCACACTTCGCCTTCAGGCACGATGGTTCCGCTTTCAAGCATGGCAGTGACGCAGCCTATGGTACTGTGCCCGCACATTGGCATAAGCCCGCCAGCGTCAATGAACAGTATGCCCATATGAGCTTCAGGGTTGCAGGGGGGAACCCATATGGTGCCTGACATGTTGCTGTGGCCGCGCGGCTCAAGCATGAGAGAACTTATAAGCCAGCCGAGATGCTCTTTGGCGTAGGCCATTTTCTCCTGCATGGTTGTTCCCTGGATAGCAGGGCAGCCAGCCACCACATTGCGTGTGGGATTGCCAGCCGTATGGGTGTCAATGGTCTGGATCATGTGAGACAGTTTCATGGCGGCTCCTCTTGAGTTATGGCTATGGCCTGGCCAGTTCGCATCCGGCGGACTGACCAGGCCTGTCGTGGCTATCTGTCAAGGTTGATGAATATGGTTTTCTGCTCGGTGTACTGGTCGTGGGACTCGCGTCCCTTGTCCTTGCCGCCGAAACCGGAAAGCTTGTATCCGCCGAAGGGTGTCGTGTTGTCTCCTTCGCTGAAACAGTTGACGGACACGGTGCCTGCTTTGAGTTCGCTTGCAAAGGCGTGCGCCTTGGTCAGCGACTCGGTGAAGATGGAGCCGTGCAGGCCGTAGCAGGTGTCATTGGCCAGGGCCAGCGCGTCTTCGTCAGAAGTGGCCGTAAGGATGGCCGTAACAGGGCCGAAGATCTCTTCGCGCACCACTGTGGCATCGCGCTTCACATTGTCAAAAATCGTGGGTTCGATGAAAAGGCCGCTGCCGATGGGGGCCGCTTTGCCGCCTGTGACAATGCGTCCACCTTCGGCCTTGCCTTTTTCAATATACCCCATGACGGTCTTGAACTGCTGCTCGCTGACCATTGAGCCAAGAGCGTTGGCGGGATCAAGGGGGTTACCCATCCGCCATTGGCTGAGGGCAGTCACAAACGCGCTCAAAAAGGCTTCTTTCTTGCTCGCGGGCACGATAATACGCGAATTGGCGGTGCAGTTTTCGCCCATATTCCAGAATGCGGCGGAGCAGGCCTGGCTTGCGGCAAACTCGAAGTCGGTAAAGTCTTCAAGCAGCACAAAGGGGCTTTTGCCGCCAAGCTCCAGCACCACGCGCTTCAGATTGCTTTCGGCAGAGTATTGCAAAAAGCGGCGTCCCACATCGGTGGATCCGGTAAACGAAAGGACGTCAATATCCATGTGCCGACCCAGGGCTTCACCCACAAGGCCGCCGGGGCCGGGCAACACTTGAAGCACGCCTTCGGGAACTCCGGCCTCTGCCGCCAGTTCGGCCAGGCGCAGTGTTGAAAGGCAGGTGACGCTGGCGGGCTTGATGATGACGCTGTTGCCTTCGGAAAGAGCGGGACCAAGCTTCCATCCGACCATTTGCAGGGGGAAGTTCCACGGCAGTACGCAGGCAACGACGCCTGACGGTTCACGTACGATAAGCCCGCGCTTGAGGTTGCCGGAAGGCGAGGTGCTGCCGTACTGCTTGTCGCTGAATTCGGCATGCCACTCCAGGCATTCGATGGTTTCAGGCAGGTCGGTACACAGGTTTTCGCGAATGGGCTTGCCGCTGTCGATACTTTCAAGCACAGCAAGCTCAACCATATGTTTTTCCATCAGTCCGCAAAGTCTGAGAAAGATTTTTTTGCGTTCAGTGGGGTGCATCTTGGACCACACCCCGGAGTCAAAAGTTTTGCGGGCCACAGATACGGCCTTGTCCACGTCTTCTTTGCCGCAGCTTGCAACTTGAGCCAGATCTTTGCCTGTAGCGGGGTTGATGGTGGCAAAGGTCTTGCCTGAAGCGGCAGAAACAAACTTTCCGCCAATGAATGCCTGGGTCGGATATTTCAGATTGGCTGCCAGATTTTCGTATTCCTGGCAGGTAAGGAACTGTGACATTGAGTTTCTCCTCTTTAAAAGCCTTTGCGGTTAGAGCAATTTCACATTGAAATCACTATGGCGACTGCGTGGGCAGCGCTGGCCGGGAAGGCATGTGCGCAGTTTGTCTGCGCTGTTAAGCGCTGTGGCGGGGCGTTGAAGCCGTTGCTGCTGCATATCCTCAACGGTAATCCGCTCTGGAGCAGTTTGCGAATGGAATTTGTTAACTGCTCGGCAAGGATTTACTGAAAATCCTTGACTCGAAATGCGAGCAGGCAGGTTTTTTCCTGCCGGAAGCAAGCATTTCAAAGTTAATCTGCCCTAGTTGAGGTCAGGCGGCATGGGCATGTCCGCCAGCTCTCCCAGATTCAGGGGGAAGAGCGGCGGCTGGGCCGTGTACTGCGGTAACTGATCAAGCGGCAGTCCCTGAGTGTGGGCGATCATTTCGGCCACAGCCTGTCCGCACATGCGGCCCTGGCAGGTCCCCATGCCGGGGCGGGCCTGGGCCTTGAGACCATCCGGCGAAAAACATCCTTGCCTGATGGTCTGTTGAAGTTCTGCGGCCGTGAGTTCCTCACAGCGGCAAACCACGGCATCGTCCGCCGGTTGCAACTGGGACGGCGTGGGAGCGAAGTATTCATCAAGAAAGGGCTGCAGAGCCTGGCAACGCCTGACAATACTCATGTGGGAGTCTGCAAGCCGGTTGCGTTCGCTCATATTCAGGCGGCCCAGTTCGTGACAGATGCCCAGGCCAACCAGCCGGCCTTCCGCCTGTGCGGCCACAGCGCCACGAACACAAGCCACGTCGCCCGCCGTGCGTATGCCGGGCACGCTGGTCTGGCCCCATGCGTCGGCGCTCACGTGCCAGTAGCGCTGCCGTTCATCCCAGGTATGACGGCACCGGGCCAGGCGGGTAATGCGGCTTTCGGAAATGACGCCTTCATGCAAAAGCAGGGTTGCGGCCTGGAGGCTTTTATTGTTGCCGCTCATGCTGGCGAAATTAATTTTAAGACGTTCCGTTTCAACCTGTTCTATCCTGAGGTCGCGAACGGCAAAGAAGCATTTTTGCGAGAAAACGGTTTGTGCGGCCATGCCGATGCCGTGCAAGAAATATCCGGGACGGGCCAGGGCTCCGGTTATATGTTTCATGGCCCGCAGCACGTTGCTGATTCTGCCCGTGAACAGCACGCCAGCCACAGGAATCTTGAAGTGGTGCATATGCACAGCGGCCTGGAGAATGAGCGGACCGTTGCCGCACAGCACCACAGGAGCCGGGGGCAAAAGTGAGGCTGATTTGAGCAAAATGTCCGAAGCGCCGGAACCCATAACTCCGGGCAGGGTCCAGCCTGGCAGCGGAACAGGGCGTTCCATTGCTCCGGTGGCAAGCACAACCTGCCGGGCAGTCATGCAGTGACTTTGGCCCGGTGTACTGAAATATACCCTGTCCGGGGCTATATCCCACACATTGGCGCTGGGCAGAAAAGTCGCGCCGCAGTTCTTGAACTCTTCCACCAGCGGGAGACCGGCAGAATAGTCTGAACCAAGACGGTTAACGAGGGCAGAGGAACCGACACTTCTGAATATCTGGCCGCCGGGTTCGGTTTGGCGGTCAAGCACCAGCGTGTGCAGCCCCTGCCGCGCTGTTTCAATGGCTGCGCACATGCCTGCGGGGCCAGCGCCGACAATAATGACATCCCATATGCTACGCATGATTGCAGCCCTCCTTGCCGAAGTCGGGAACCCCGTTCTGTCGGTTAACCTGCATGCCTTCAGCCACGGGAACGAGACATGACTGCTGGTTGGGGACGCCGTTAATAGTCATGAGGCATTCAAAACAAACGCCCATCTGGCAGTATGGTCCGCGTTTGTGCCCGCCATGCGTGGTGCGTGTCCAGCCATGCGACGCCCCGAGTACGGCGGCGGCGACGGATATGCCTTCTTCAACCTCAAGAGGTTGGCCTTCAAAATAAATGGTCACCTGCCTGCCCGCAGAAGGGGTGGTTTTGACAGACATGATTGTCCTCCTCAGGCAGTGGTTGTTGTGGCAGAAAGTGCCGCCGGGCCAGAGCCGAATCTGTCGAGGCCCATATAGCTGATGTCCATGAAAGGAGCCTGCCCGCGCACCATCTCTGTAATGAGTTTGCCCGTAATGAGTGAAAGGCCTATGCCGTTTCCTTCATGTCCGGTGGCGACAAAAAGCCCCTGAAGATGCGTGGCCGAAATGATGGGCTTGGCGTCCGGAGTGCAGGGCCGCAACCCCGCATAGCAGCGGATGATTCGCGTATCAGCCAGGGCAGGGTAAAAATGGCGGGCGCGTTGGGCGATAATGCGCATGACCCTGGGGTCGGGGCGGATGTTCATGCCGACGTAGCGACGGCTGCTGCCAAGCAGGATTGTTCCTGCGTGGGAGGGTTCAAGCACAAAGGCAACGCCAAAATGCTCCATTTCAGGCGTGGCATTGCAGCGCGTTTTACCACCCTTTGCCAGAAGGTAGCCGTATTCCGCATAGTTTTTTCCCACCAGATTGCGTACGCGCTCGGTCACGACAACATGCCCCTGGCGCGGCCTGACGGGAACGGAGATGCCCACCATGTCGGCAAGCAGGGGAGTCCAGACGCCTGCGGCGAGGATGACGTTCTCTGTATGGATGAGTCCCTTGTCCGTTTCAACCGTGGTGATCCGCCCTCCATCGGTGCGCAGTCCCGTGACGCTTGTTCTGGTCATGAGGGTGGCGCCGTTGGACTCTGCATGCAGGGCGAGCCCCTGACAAAGCCGCATGGGATTAAGCTTGCAGTCGCCATTAAAATTCAGGCAGGCCAGGATCTTGTCGCCAATATTGGGCTCATGGTGGCGCAGGTCGTCCCTGTCCCACAGGGTGACGTCAATGCCCTCATTTTTCTTGCCTTCATAGTTGGCGCGCACAGTGTCGAGATCCCGTTCGTCATCAACCAGCAGGCCGAGCCCCTCGGGCGAAAACTCGAAATCCACGGGCAGAAATTTTGCTGCATCATGAAACATGTCCTGCCCGTATTTGCAGAACTGGCTGTATGCGCCGGGGGGCGTGTCATAAGTGACCACATGCCCATCGCAGCGGCGGCTGGATCCCCAGGCGAACTCACCCCGCTCGACAAGGGTCACATCAATTCCGTCCATGGCAAGATAGCAGGCTATGGCTGTACCTACCGCCCCCCCGCCGATGACAACGGCTCCGGCGGTGTGTTTGCTGCTCATGGCAATTCCCTTTGCTTCAGATTTTCCGGTATGTTCATGAGGGGCCGCCAGAAGCCGCCCCTCATGAACGGTGCTAGCAAAAGTCAGTCTTCTTGAGAATTTTTTCAAGCTCTACACGCACTTCCTCAGAAATGGGCTGTCGGGGCATACGCAGCGTGCCTGTCCCGAATCCCTTGAGCGCAAGCGCGTGCTTGACCACCTGCCAGAGTTCGCCTGTGTCTTCCAGCAGACGCAGCAAAGGCAGCATTTGCCGGTATACCTGCCGGGCCTCATCAAGCTTGTGTTCTTTGACAATAAGGTTGTAGAGCTTGACGCACATGGCGGGGGCAATATTGGCAAGCACGCAAACCCAGGCCTTGGCGCCCATGACAAAGCTTTCATAGGCCAGGCTTTCGCACCCGCAGAATACCACCAGCTTGTCGCCCACTTCGTCCACAGAACGGGTCAGCCGCATGATGTCGCCGCTGGATTCTTTAAGAAAACCCATGTTGGGCAGCTGGGCGCATTTTACCAGAGTTTCAGGCGATACGGCCACGCCGCAGCTGCCGGGGTTGTTGTACACCATTACCGGCAGTGGGCTTTTGCCGGAAATGTATTTGTAGAATTCATAAATCTCATGCTGGCTGGGATGCACGGCGGGAGGAGGAAGAATCATGACGCCCGCAGCGCCTATGGATCCTGCATGCTTTGACAGTTCAACCGAAACATCGACGTTGGGCGAAATGGCGCCCACAATTACCGGAACCTTGCCGTTTACTTCCTTCATGGTGAATTCGGCAACCTGCTTGCGTTCTTCGGTGGAAAGCGCTGGCCATTCGCCAGTGGCTCCCACGGGCATGATGCCGTGTACGCCTGATTTGAGCAACCACTGGATATGTTTGGATATAGCGCCGTAGTCGATGCTGCCGTCCTGATTAAAGTGCGTCACCGTTACTGCGAAAATACCGTGAATGTTGTTCATGTATCCTCCATTGGATGTTTGTGCATTGTCTCTAGCAAAAAATCTACCAACAGCAGGTGAAACATAACTACATAGAAAATATGGCTGTTTTGGATTGCTTTTTTGCCCGTGTGTGCCATGCTACAGATTTTGATGCGTCACAACACTACAGGTGTAGCCTTGCGCTACACTCTGATGAAACCTATTTCTTGCCGCCGATGATGGGTACAATAAGGATGGCTGAAAGCAGTGATGCCGCAGTCATGACGATGAAGAATCCGTTCCAGCTTGTGGTTTCAATGACCATAGCCAGCGGCAGGCCGGTGCAGGCGGCTCCCAGGTATCCGAAAAGTCCTACAAAGCCTGTGGCCGTGCCCGCGTATTCCTTGTGGCAGACTTCGGCGGCGGCCATGCCGGTGAGCATTTGCGGGCCAAAGATGAAAAAGCCGATCAGAAAAAACACGGAACCAAGGGCGATTTTGGAACTCAGGGGCAAAAGCCAGAGCGCGCCCACGGAACACATGATGCCCAGCATGAAAATGATGTTCATCGGGATGCGGTTGCCCTTGAACAGTTTGTCCGATCCCCATCCGGCGACGATGGTGCCGATGAAACCGCCGATCTCAAGCATGGTGATGGCGCTGTTGGCCACAAGCAGGTCAACGCCATGTTCCGTTACAAGGTACATGTTGGCCCAATCGTTGACGCCGATGCGCACGACGTACACAAGCACGTAGGAAATGGCCAGGAGCCAGATGTATTTGTTGGTGAATACGTAGCGGCGCAACACCTGCCATGTGGTGAGCGAGCTTTCGCTTTTCTTTACCTGCTCCAGTTCCAGTTGGTCCTTGCGCCATTCTCCCACCCTGGGCAGTCCCATTGATTCCGGTCTGTCCCGCATGATGATGCAAA
This DNA window, taken from Desulfovibrio sp. 86, encodes the following:
- a CDS encoding YbjN domain-containing protein codes for the protein MNKLLTIALGVCLTCVLASSAMASNDIVTASDHETVLEIAKGFGSADLSVTGKGTPVLKGRMEGTKYAVWFSGCSEGNSCSALQFLGVWKIKNFSQEKINTWNTQKMYSKAYIDKDGDLILEMDVFMRYGMTKKNLEEVFDLWQTSLKHFSRQLSQGTQPN
- a CDS encoding APC family permease produces the protein MAEQGKFKKELNTTDLTFVALGAIFGSGWLFGASFVAQYAGPAGIISWIIGGITVFFLGLVYCELGAALPKAGGIIRFPVFSHGELVGYLLASLTVIAFSSLIAIEVVAARQYAAAWLPWLTADATGSPTLAGWIAQLLLTVFFFIINYNGVKSFAIANNIISLFKFVVPALVMVVLMYYFQPENLTAHGFAPFGAHGVQMAVTAGGVIFAYLGLTPVVSVASEVKNPQRTIPIALLLSIVLSTIIYIVLQLVFLGSIPPDMLSEGWGSIASKFSLPYHDIALLLGLGWLGILVVADAVISPAGTGNIYMVATPRVIYAWSRSGTFFDRFSAVDKKSGIPRPALWLTLALSIFWTMPFPSWKELINVVSGALCLSYALAPIACGALRINAPDLPRPFRVRGLEIISPLTFIIASLIVYWSGWSVICWLFPIEIVLFVAYILASKKVPTLHVSLQQQIKSSLWLVGYYVMTLIISYLGSFGGKGILTSPWDVIAMGLVSLVCYYWAMRTCLPTANITEAPDAD
- a CDS encoding proline racemase family protein; protein product: MKLSHMIQTIDTHTAGNPTRNVVAGCPAIQGTTMQEKMAYAKEHLGWLISSLMLEPRGHSNMSGTIWVPPCNPEAHMGILFIDAGGLMPMCGHSTIGCVTAMLESGTIVPEGEVCNVNIDTPAGLVRTRAEMKDGKVTRVTFRNVPSFLFCSGTVDVPGIGEVPYDVAYGGNTYAITDAKYFPGLNLRSGYRSAIEKAAQAFGGAVRKAVDFKHPEQPFINVITHVMFYTTPDDPKATYRNTVVFLPDSLDRSPCGTGTSARVASLFAKGELALNQEFVHESVIGTQFTARIVEPATVGPCKGGVPEVSGTAYLTGFHQFVIDPSDALGKGFRLD
- a CDS encoding aldehyde dehydrogenase, with translation MSQFLTCQEYENLAANLKYPTQAFIGGKFVSAASGKTFATINPATGKDLAQVASCGKEDVDKAVSVARKTFDSGVWSKMHPTERKKIFLRLCGLMEKHMVELAVLESIDSGKPIRENLCTDLPETIECLEWHAEFSDKQYGSTSPSGNLKRGLIVREPSGVVACVLPWNFPLQMVGWKLGPALSEGNSVIIKPASVTCLSTLRLAELAAEAGVPEGVLQVLPGPGGLVGEALGRHMDIDVLSFTGSTDVGRRFLQYSAESNLKRVVLELGGKSPFVLLEDFTDFEFAASQACSAAFWNMGENCTANSRIIVPASKKEAFLSAFVTALSQWRMGNPLDPANALGSMVSEQQFKTVMGYIEKGKAEGGRIVTGGKAAPIGSGLFIEPTIFDNVKRDATVVREEIFGPVTAILTATSDEDALALANDTCYGLHGSIFTESLTKAHAFASELKAGTVSVNCFSEGDNTTPFGGYKLSGFGGKDKGRESHDQYTEQKTIFINLDR
- a CDS encoding FAD-dependent oxidoreductase — translated: MRSIWDVIIVGAGPAGMCAAIETARQGLHTLVLDRQTEPGGQIFRSVGSSALVNRLGSDYSAGLPLVEEFKNCGATFLPSANVWDIAPDRVYFSTPGQSHCMTARQVVLATGAMERPVPLPGWTLPGVMGSGASDILLKSASLLPPAPVVLCGNGPLILQAAVHMHHFKIPVAGVLFTGRISNVLRAMKHITGALARPGYFLHGIGMAAQTVFSQKCFFAVRDLRIEQVETERLKINFASMSGNNKSLQAATLLLHEGVISESRITRLARCRHTWDERQRYWHVSADAWGQTSVPGIRTAGDVACVRGAVAAQAEGRLVGLGICHELGRLNMSERNRLADSHMSIVRRCQALQPFLDEYFAPTPSQLQPADDAVVCRCEELTAAELQQTIRQGCFSPDGLKAQARPGMGTCQGRMCGQAVAEMIAHTQGLPLDQLPQYTAQPPLFPLNLGELADMPMPPDLN
- a CDS encoding (2Fe-2S)-binding protein, with amino-acid sequence MSVKTTPSAGRQVTIYFEGQPLEVEEGISVAAAVLGASHGWTRTTHGGHKRGPYCQMGVCFECLMTINGVPNQQSCLVPVAEGMQVNRQNGVPDFGKEGCNHA
- a CDS encoding NAD(P)/FAD-dependent oxidoreductase → MSSKHTAGAVVIGGGAVGTAIACYLAMDGIDVTLVERGEFAWGSSRRCDGHVVTYDTPPGAYSQFCKYGQDMFHDAAKFLPVDFEFSPEGLGLLVDDERDLDTVRANYEGKKNEGIDVTLWDRDDLRHHEPNIGDKILACLNFNGDCKLNPMRLCQGLALHAESNGATLMTRTSVTGLRTDGGRITTVETDKGLIHTENVILAAGVWTPLLADMVGISVPVRPRQGHVVVTERVRNLVGKNYAEYGYLLAKGGKTRCNATPEMEHFGVAFVLEPSHAGTILLGSSRRYVGMNIRPDPRVMRIIAQRARHFYPALADTRIIRCYAGLRPCTPDAKPIISATHLQGLFVATGHEGNGIGLSLITGKLITEMVRGQAPFMDISYMGLDRFGSGPAALSATTTTA
- a CDS encoding dihydrodipicolinate synthase family protein → MNNIHGIFAVTVTHFNQDGSIDYGAISKHIQWLLKSGVHGIMPVGATGEWPALSTEERKQVAEFTMKEVNGKVPVIVGAISPNVDVSVELSKHAGSIGAAGVMILPPPAVHPSQHEIYEFYKYISGKSPLPVMVYNNPGSCGVAVSPETLVKCAQLPNMGFLKESSGDIMRLTRSVDEVGDKLVVFCGCESLAYESFVMGAKAWVCVLANIAPAMCVKLYNLIVKEHKLDEARQVYRQMLPLLRLLEDTGELWQVVKHALALKGFGTGTLRMPRQPISEEVRVELEKILKKTDFC
- the uhpC gene encoding MFS transporter family glucose-6-phosphate receptor UhpC, which translates into the protein MVNFFKASPARPVTKSAEEIDKDYAYWRIHMMASIWLGYAIFYFTRNSYKSIMPAMLKDLDWQLSDVGILSTIFYIVYGSSRFVGGIISDKSNPRYFMGVGLIITGIINIAFGMSSSLLALAILWGLNAFFQGWGWPPCTKILTTWYSRNERGFWWAVCNTSHNVGGAIIPLLAGWLAIHYGWRYGMIIPGIIGIVAGIILCIIMRDRPESMGLPRVGEWRKDQLELEQVKKSESSLTTWQVLRRYVFTNKYIWLLAISYVLVYVVRIGVNDWANMYLVTEHGVDLLVANSAITMLEIGGFIGTIVAGWGSDKLFKGNRIPMNIIFMLGIMCSVGALWLLPLSSKIALGSVFFLIGFFIFGPQMLTGMAAAEVCHKEYAGTATGFVGLFGYLGAACTGLPLAMVIETTSWNGFFIVMTAASLLSAILIVPIIGGKK